The Stenotrophomonas rhizophila genome has a window encoding:
- the pyrF gene encoding orotidine-5'-phosphate decarboxylase, giving the protein MSRAPLPLRDDERLIFALDVPGREDALAWVDRLGDAVSFYKIGMELLASGEYFEVLDALAARDKRVFVDLKFFDIPATAAAVIRRLSQWPVSYATIHGWHPAMMEACAAANSSDMRLLAVTVLTSMGREDLRGMGIDREPVDVVVERALAAQAAGIDGVIASGQEAGPIRAATGAGFSIVCPGIRPGGPVGDDQKRTVGVAQAFADGADAIVVGRPIRLAADPRAAARAIQDEIRAARR; this is encoded by the coding sequence GTGAGCCGCGCCCCGCTGCCGCTGCGCGATGACGAACGCCTGATCTTCGCGCTCGATGTGCCGGGCCGCGAGGATGCGCTGGCCTGGGTGGACCGGCTGGGCGATGCGGTCTCCTTCTACAAGATCGGCATGGAGCTGCTGGCCTCGGGCGAGTACTTCGAAGTGCTCGATGCGCTGGCCGCGCGCGACAAGCGCGTGTTCGTCGACCTGAAGTTCTTCGACATCCCGGCCACCGCTGCGGCGGTGATCCGCCGGCTGTCGCAGTGGCCGGTGAGCTACGCCACCATCCATGGTTGGCACCCGGCGATGATGGAGGCCTGCGCGGCCGCCAACAGCAGCGACATGCGCCTGCTGGCGGTGACCGTGCTGACCTCGATGGGGCGTGAGGACCTGCGTGGCATGGGCATCGACCGCGAGCCGGTCGACGTGGTGGTGGAACGCGCGCTGGCCGCGCAGGCCGCCGGCATCGACGGCGTGATCGCCTCGGGCCAGGAAGCCGGCCCGATCCGCGCCGCCACCGGCGCCGGGTTCTCGATCGTGTGCCCGGGCATCCGCCCCGGTGGCCCGGTTGGCGATGACCAGAAGCGCACCGTGGGCGTGGCCCAGGCGTTCGCCGACGGCGCCGATGCCATCGTGGTCGGTCGCCCGATCCGCTTGGCGGCCGACCCGCGCGCGGCCGCGCGGGCGATCCAGGACGAGATCCGCGCCGCCCGTCGCTGA
- a CDS encoding S1 family peptidase produces MRICSRPAWMFGLILSAVSVPALAQPGPDTVPHIIGGVDAEPGQYPFMASLQRLGRGDSDHARHSCGATLISPSWVLTAAHCVDGLPPAQLAVLVGETTLKTTPRRRASNVKAIHVHPAYDEGNLLNDVALIQLKRPVPKAEPAELLLGRDSAYLRPGRAFTVIGWGVTDFPGEQDLPTTLQTVQTPFVTFAACQQAYPDLQAGAVICAGAEGIDSCSGDSGGPLLVRRKGAWTVLGTVSWGEGCALPDRPGVYARLSQGYVRDFIQATWMRD; encoded by the coding sequence ATGCGTATCTGTTCCCGGCCGGCCTGGATGTTCGGCCTGATCCTTTCTGCTGTTTCGGTTCCCGCGCTGGCCCAGCCCGGGCCGGACACCGTGCCTCACATCATCGGCGGGGTCGACGCCGAACCCGGCCAGTACCCGTTCATGGCCAGCCTGCAGCGGCTGGGGCGCGGCGATTCGGACCACGCCCGCCACAGCTGCGGTGCCACCTTGATCTCACCCTCCTGGGTGCTCACCGCCGCGCACTGCGTTGACGGGCTGCCGCCGGCGCAGCTGGCGGTGCTGGTCGGGGAGACCACGCTGAAGACCACGCCGCGCCGCCGCGCCTCCAACGTCAAGGCCATCCACGTCCACCCGGCCTACGACGAAGGCAACCTGCTCAACGACGTGGCGCTGATCCAGCTCAAGCGGCCGGTGCCCAAGGCCGAGCCGGCCGAGCTGTTGCTGGGCCGGGACAGTGCCTACCTGCGGCCCGGGCGCGCCTTCACGGTGATCGGCTGGGGGGTGACCGACTTCCCCGGGGAGCAGGATCTGCCGACCACCCTGCAGACAGTGCAGACCCCGTTCGTGACCTTCGCCGCGTGCCAGCAGGCCTACCCGGATCTGCAGGCCGGCGCGGTGATCTGCGCCGGCGCCGAGGGCATCGACAGCTGCAGCGGCGACTCCGGCGGGCCGCTGCTGGTGCGCCGCAAGGGCGCCTGGACGGTGCTGGGCACGGTCAGCTGGGGCGAGGGCTGCGCGCTGCCGGATCGCCCCGGGGTGTACGCGCGGTTATCGCAGGGCTATGTGCGCGATTTCATCCAGGCCACCTGGATGCGTGACTGA
- the plsB gene encoding glycerol-3-phosphate 1-O-acyltransferase PlsB — translation MKPMPNQNPLPFPGEEPPKTPDAPSASPDTVPGADAPTAGATDPAAIVPSPVSAAARTSFGRRPWWARLLGRLVEPWLSLKIEPEHPGQYDDGRPVVYVLEDYGLSNALILDKACREAGLPSPLVPIAGDPTGRRRAYLALSRRSSSNSLIPEQRGAKTHSDSLAKVLQAHRARGELDVNLVPVSIFVGRAPDKQSGWFAVLFSENWALVGRFRRLLAVLLNGRSTIVRFAPPISLRATVDEGLDPERTVRKLQRVLRTHFRRIRESVIGPDLSTRRLLVDKVLEADTVREAIASQAKRDNTKPADAWKKAHAYAWEIAADYSSPVVRSASFMLSHVWNRIYAGVLVHHLDKFKAAAPGHEVVYVPSHRSHMDYLLLSYLLYDRGIVPPHIVAGINLNLPVVGTLLRKGGAFFIRRSIRGNALYSAVLSEYVAQLVAGGYSIEYFVEGGRSRTGRLLQPKGGMISMTLRAFLRQPRKPVLFQPVYIGYEKLMEGGSYLDELSGRPKEKESIWQLLWSIPKVLKQNYGQVVVNFGEPIALNDVLARQAPEWDGAPVGEDEKPSWLSGTVDHLAERIQVHINGAADVNPINLLALALLSTPKHAMGEADLIAQIELCKTLLVEMPYSDRVTVTPHSPERIIAHAEEINVLTRVKHPLGDVLSVSGDTAVLLSYFRNNVIHLFTASSWVACCFQNNRRMSRTGLVQLGRTVYPFLQAELFLPWTEDEFAQRIEQTIAVFVREGLLQNVNDDDGGILARNTGQTDEVFRLRAIGHSLQQAFERYYIAISVLVKNGPGTLGAAELESLCQQAAQRLSLLYAPAAPEFFDRTLFRGFIQKLRELRLVWPDENSKLLFDERLDMWAKDAKFILGRELRHTIERVSPEAAKPEEPVTQD, via the coding sequence ATGAAGCCGATGCCGAACCAGAATCCCCTGCCTTTCCCCGGCGAAGAGCCGCCCAAGACGCCGGACGCCCCGTCCGCGTCGCCCGACACCGTGCCCGGCGCGGACGCCCCGACCGCGGGCGCAACCGACCCGGCGGCGATCGTGCCCAGCCCGGTCAGCGCGGCAGCGCGCACCTCGTTCGGGCGCCGCCCGTGGTGGGCCCGCCTGCTGGGCCGCCTGGTCGAGCCGTGGCTGTCGCTTAAGATCGAACCCGAACACCCCGGCCAGTACGACGACGGCCGCCCGGTGGTCTACGTGCTGGAAGATTACGGTCTGTCCAACGCGCTGATCCTGGACAAGGCCTGCCGTGAAGCCGGGCTGCCCTCGCCGCTGGTGCCCATTGCCGGCGACCCGACCGGGCGCAGGCGGGCCTATCTGGCGCTGTCGCGGCGGAGCAGCAGCAACTCGCTGATTCCCGAGCAGCGCGGCGCCAAGACCCATTCCGATTCGCTGGCCAAGGTGCTGCAGGCCCATCGTGCCCGCGGCGAGCTGGACGTGAACCTGGTGCCGGTGTCGATCTTCGTCGGCCGCGCGCCGGACAAGCAGAGCGGTTGGTTCGCGGTGCTGTTCTCGGAAAACTGGGCGCTGGTGGGCCGCTTCCGCCGCCTGCTGGCGGTGCTGCTCAACGGTCGCAGCACCATTGTGCGGTTCGCCCCGCCGATCTCGCTGCGCGCCACCGTGGACGAAGGGCTGGACCCCGAGCGCACGGTGCGCAAGCTGCAGCGCGTGCTGCGCACCCACTTCCGCCGCATCCGCGAATCGGTGATCGGGCCGGACCTGTCCACCCGCCGCCTGCTGGTGGACAAGGTGCTGGAGGCGGACACGGTGCGCGAGGCGATCGCGTCGCAGGCCAAGCGCGACAACACCAAGCCGGCCGACGCCTGGAAGAAGGCGCACGCCTACGCCTGGGAAATCGCCGCGGACTACTCCAGCCCGGTGGTGCGCTCGGCCAGCTTCATGCTCAGCCATGTGTGGAACCGCATCTACGCCGGCGTGCTGGTGCACCACCTGGACAAGTTCAAGGCCGCCGCGCCGGGCCATGAAGTGGTGTACGTGCCCAGCCACCGCAGCCACATGGATTACCTGCTGCTGTCCTACCTGTTGTACGACCGCGGCATCGTGCCGCCGCACATCGTGGCGGGCATCAACCTGAACCTGCCGGTGGTGGGCACGCTGCTGCGCAAGGGCGGCGCTTTCTTCATCCGCCGCTCGATCCGCGGCAACGCGCTGTATTCGGCGGTGCTGAGCGAATACGTGGCGCAGCTGGTGGCCGGTGGCTATTCGATCGAATACTTCGTCGAAGGCGGCCGTTCGCGTACCGGGCGCCTGCTGCAGCCCAAGGGCGGCATGATCTCGATGACGCTGCGCGCGTTCCTGCGCCAGCCGCGCAAGCCGGTGCTGTTCCAGCCGGTGTACATCGGCTATGAAAAGCTGATGGAAGGCGGCAGTTACCTGGACGAGCTGTCCGGGCGGCCGAAGGAAAAGGAATCGATCTGGCAGCTGCTGTGGTCGATCCCCAAGGTGCTCAAGCAGAACTACGGCCAGGTGGTGGTGAACTTCGGCGAACCGATCGCGCTCAACGACGTACTGGCCCGCCAGGCACCGGAGTGGGATGGCGCGCCGGTTGGCGAGGACGAGAAGCCGTCGTGGCTGTCGGGCACGGTGGACCACCTGGCCGAACGCATCCAGGTGCACATCAACGGCGCGGCCGACGTCAATCCGATCAACCTGCTGGCGCTGGCGCTGCTGTCCACGCCCAAGCATGCGATGGGCGAAGCCGACCTGATCGCGCAGATCGAGCTGTGCAAGACCCTGCTGGTGGAAATGCCGTATTCGGACCGGGTCACGGTCACGCCGCATTCGCCGGAGCGGATCATCGCGCACGCCGAGGAAATCAACGTGCTGACCCGGGTCAAGCACCCGCTGGGCGATGTGCTCAGCGTCAGTGGCGATACCGCGGTGCTGCTCAGCTACTTCCGCAACAACGTCATCCACCTGTTCACCGCGTCGTCGTGGGTGGCGTGCTGCTTCCAGAACAACCGCCGCATGAGCCGCACCGGGCTGGTGCAGCTGGGCCGCACCGTGTACCCGTTCCTGCAGGCCGAGCTGTTCCTGCCGTGGACCGAAGACGAATTCGCCCAGCGCATCGAGCAGACCATCGCAGTGTTCGTGCGCGAGGGCCTGCTGCAGAACGTCAATGACGACGATGGCGGCATCCTGGCGCGCAACACCGGGCAGACCGACGAGGTGTTCCGCCTGCGTGCGATCGGCCATTCACTGCAGCAGGCGTTCGAGCGGTATTACATCGCCATTTCGGTGCTGGTGAAGAACGGCCCGGGCACGCTGGGCGCAGCCGAGCTGGAAAGCCTGTGCCAGCAGGCCGCGCAGCGCCTGAGCCTGCTCTACGCCCCGGCCGCGCCGGAGTTCTTCGACCGCACCCTGTTCCGTGGCTTCATCCAGAAGCTGCGCGAGCTGCGCCTGGTGTGGCCGGACGAGAACAGCAAGCTGCTGTTCGACGAACGCCTGGACATGTGGGCCAAGGACGCCAAGTTCATCCTGGGCCGCGAGCTGCGCCACACCATCGAGCGGGTGAGCCCCGAAGCCGCGAAGCCAGAGGAACCGGTAACGCAGGATTGA
- a CDS encoding YdcH family protein, translating to MDTLTPEQITDLLANLRQEHRDLDDKIQRMAANGEDELEFKRLKRRKLQLKDRIAKLEDMLIPDEPA from the coding sequence GTGGATACCCTGACGCCCGAACAGATCACCGACCTGCTTGCCAACCTCCGGCAGGAGCATCGTGACCTGGATGACAAGATCCAGCGCATGGCCGCCAATGGCGAGGATGAGCTGGAGTTCAAGCGCCTGAAGCGCCGCAAGCTCCAGCTCAAGGACCGCATTGCGAAGCTCGAAGACATGTTGATTCCGGACGAGCCGGCGTAA
- the ttcA gene encoding tRNA 2-thiocytidine(32) synthetase TtcA, with translation MPAVLPLPDPLPRAPRTDAAAQDKLARRLRRQVGQAIADFGMIEDGDRIMVCLSGGKDSYTLLDVLLQLQKKAPVAFELVAVNLDQKQPGFPGHVLPEYLASIGVAYQIIEQDTYSVVSRVIPEGRTMCSLCSRLRRGALYRHAAENGFSKIALGHHRDDSVATFFLNLFHHAKLSAMPPKLRSDDGQHVVIRPLAYVSERDIAQHAQARGFPIIPCTLCGSQDNLQRRQVAQMLQQWEDQHPGRIDQIARALGNIHPSQLADPALFDFMALGRTAVAPSPPSAWTDGTP, from the coding sequence ATGCCTGCCGTGCTGCCCCTGCCCGATCCGCTCCCCCGCGCCCCGCGCACGGACGCGGCCGCGCAGGACAAACTGGCGCGCAGGCTTCGCCGCCAGGTGGGCCAGGCGATCGCCGACTTCGGCATGATCGAGGACGGCGACCGCATCATGGTCTGCCTGTCCGGCGGCAAGGACAGCTACACCCTGCTGGACGTGCTGCTGCAGCTGCAGAAAAAGGCCCCGGTGGCCTTCGAACTGGTGGCGGTGAACCTGGACCAGAAACAGCCGGGCTTCCCCGGACACGTGCTGCCGGAGTACCTGGCCTCGATCGGCGTGGCTTACCAGATCATCGAACAGGACACCTATTCGGTGGTGAGCCGGGTAATTCCCGAAGGCCGCACGATGTGCTCGCTGTGCTCGCGGCTGCGTCGCGGCGCCCTGTACCGGCATGCGGCGGAAAATGGCTTCAGCAAGATCGCACTCGGCCACCACCGCGACGACAGCGTGGCCACGTTCTTCCTCAACCTGTTCCACCACGCCAAGCTCTCCGCGATGCCGCCCAAGCTGCGCAGCGACGACGGCCAGCACGTGGTGATCCGCCCGCTGGCCTATGTCAGCGAGCGCGACATCGCACAGCATGCGCAGGCGCGCGGCTTCCCGATCATTCCGTGCACGCTGTGCGGCAGCCAGGACAACCTGCAGCGCCGCCAGGTGGCGCAGATGCTGCAGCAGTGGGAGGATCAACACCCCGGGCGGATCGACCAGATTGCGCGTGCGCTGGGCAACATCCACCCGTCGCAGCTGGCCGACCCGGCCCTGTTCGATTTCATGGCGCTGGGCCGCACCGCGGTCGCGCCCAGCCCGCCGTCGGCCTGGACCGACGGCACCCCCTGA
- a CDS encoding recombination-associated protein RdgC: MFFRNLTLFRFPTATDFSEVDTLLPQVLLKPVGPLEMSSRGFISPFGREEKAVFSHRVGDALWLTVGGEDKILPGAVVNDLLARKLEEIEEKEGRKPGGRERKRLKDDLLHELMPRAFVKSSRTDALIDLTHGYVAVDCSSSKKGENMMSDIRGLLGSFPAMPLNAEVAPRSILTGWIAGEPLPTGLSLGEECEMKDPAEGGAVVKCQHQELRCDEIDKHLDAGKQVTKLALVFEDNLSFVLGDDLIVRKLKFLDGALDQLEHADEDGRRAELDARFALQSGEVRRLFLLLEEAFKLSKAD, from the coding sequence ATGTTCTTTCGCAACCTGACCCTGTTCCGCTTCCCGACCGCCACTGATTTCTCCGAAGTCGATACCCTGCTGCCGCAGGTGCTGCTCAAGCCGGTCGGCCCGCTTGAAATGAGTTCACGCGGTTTCATCTCCCCGTTCGGTCGTGAGGAAAAGGCCGTGTTCTCGCACCGCGTCGGCGACGCGCTGTGGCTGACCGTGGGCGGTGAGGACAAGATCCTGCCGGGCGCGGTGGTCAACGACCTGCTGGCCCGCAAGCTGGAAGAGATCGAAGAGAAGGAGGGGCGCAAGCCCGGCGGTCGCGAGCGCAAGCGCCTGAAGGACGACCTGCTGCATGAGCTGATGCCGCGTGCCTTCGTGAAGAGCTCGCGCACCGACGCGCTGATCGACCTGACCCACGGCTACGTGGCGGTGGACTGCTCGAGCAGCAAGAAGGGCGAGAACATGATGTCCGACATCCGCGGCCTGCTCGGCAGCTTCCCGGCCATGCCGCTGAACGCTGAAGTGGCGCCGCGCTCGATCCTGACCGGCTGGATCGCCGGTGAGCCGCTCCCCACCGGGCTGAGCCTGGGCGAAGAGTGCGAGATGAAGGACCCGGCCGAGGGCGGCGCGGTGGTCAAGTGCCAGCACCAGGAACTGCGCTGCGACGAGATCGACAAGCACCTGGACGCCGGCAAGCAGGTGACCAAGCTGGCCCTGGTGTTCGAGGACAACCTGTCCTTCGTGCTGGGCGACGACCTGATCGTGCGCAAGCTGAAGTTCCTGGACGGCGCCCTGGACCAGCTCGAGCACGCCGACGAAGACGGCCGCCGCGCCGAGCTGGACGCCCGTTTCGCCCTGCAGAGCGGCGAAGTGCGCCGCCTGTTCCTGCTGCTGGAAGAAGCCTTCAAGCTGAGCAAAGCCGACTGA
- a CDS encoding M48 family metallopeptidase, translating to MPGFLRRLISPAVAPTLQRDTVRLRLEDAEIDVLRVRDPRARRIKLSVDERGVRLTLPPRASLVMGERFLEQHRGWLSTQLRSYQAQNLPPPLVIGEPGVLPLRGELLPLRWDTGRYAHLELDGTGVCMHLPARGTDATVKRALREFYEAQTRADVGQWLPRYLPSLPRAPARLRLKVMSSQWGSLAPDGSMALDLALVLGRPSAFEYVLVHELCHLIQANHSPAFWDEVEQRFPAWREERDYFQLEGRRLKAMLRQLL from the coding sequence ATGCCCGGATTCCTCCGCCGCCTGATCTCCCCGGCCGTTGCCCCCACCCTGCAGCGCGACACCGTGCGCCTGCGCCTGGAGGATGCCGAGATCGACGTGCTGCGCGTGCGCGATCCGCGTGCCCGCCGGATCAAACTAAGTGTCGACGAACGCGGCGTGCGGCTGACCCTGCCGCCGCGCGCCAGCCTGGTGATGGGCGAACGTTTCCTCGAACAGCACCGCGGTTGGTTGTCCACGCAGCTGCGCAGTTACCAGGCGCAGAACCTGCCACCGCCGCTGGTGATCGGCGAACCCGGCGTGCTGCCGCTGCGTGGCGAACTGCTGCCATTGCGGTGGGATACCGGGCGCTATGCGCACCTGGAGCTGGACGGCACCGGCGTGTGCATGCACCTGCCGGCCCGCGGTACCGATGCCACGGTGAAGCGCGCGCTGCGCGAGTTCTACGAAGCGCAGACCCGCGCCGATGTCGGCCAGTGGCTGCCGCGCTACCTGCCCAGCCTGCCGCGCGCACCAGCGCGCCTGCGGCTGAAGGTGATGTCCTCGCAATGGGGCTCGCTGGCCCCCGACGGCAGCATGGCGTTGGACCTGGCGCTGGTGCTGGGGCGGCCGTCGGCGTTCGAGTACGTGCTGGTGCATGAGCTCTGCCATCTGATCCAGGCCAATCATTCGCCTGCGTTCTGGGACGAAGTGGAACAGCGCTTCCCGGCGTGGCGTGAGGAACGGGACTACTTCCAGCTGGAAGGGCGGCGGCTCAAGGCGATGCTGCGGCAGCTGCTTTGA
- a CDS encoding methylglyoxal synthase → MRIGLAANRLHHHDKHAALFRWLRASDSGLRELGVELHAVGRTFDAIQRLGFLPDFATLRRYPNGREGGLMKLVAEVVGMGTPERTLDGAIYLMDPVDPSSVFPEATALKRQCVIHGKPFISTVATARDWIEVERVHADLAADPGAEDLHAFEQHTLALIAHDAMKPAMLAFADEHFALLSRFRSRVGTGTTGQRLNELAWSRGWARDQEWVTRYQSGPMGGDAQIADQVLEGRCQRAIFFEDPHVARQHEADIQLLERAVTTVTDQAVCITAPRVAARWAQAATLRARALP, encoded by the coding sequence ATGCGCATCGGCCTGGCCGCCAATCGGCTGCACCACCACGACAAGCACGCCGCCCTGTTCCGCTGGCTGCGTGCCAGCGACAGCGGATTGCGCGAGCTGGGCGTGGAGCTGCACGCGGTCGGCCGCACCTTCGACGCCATCCAGCGGCTGGGCTTCCTGCCCGATTTCGCCACCCTGCGCCGCTACCCGAACGGCCGCGAGGGCGGCCTGATGAAGCTGGTCGCCGAGGTGGTGGGCATGGGCACGCCCGAGCGGACGCTGGATGGGGCGATCTACCTGATGGACCCGGTCGACCCGTCCTCGGTGTTCCCCGAAGCCACCGCACTCAAGCGCCAGTGCGTGATCCACGGCAAGCCCTTCATCTCCACCGTGGCCACCGCGCGCGACTGGATCGAAGTGGAACGCGTGCACGCCGACCTGGCCGCCGATCCCGGCGCCGAGGACCTGCATGCATTCGAGCAGCACACGCTGGCGCTGATCGCGCACGACGCGATGAAGCCGGCCATGCTGGCCTTCGCCGACGAGCACTTCGCGCTGCTCTCGCGCTTCCGCAGCCGCGTGGGCACCGGTACCACCGGCCAGCGCCTGAATGAATTGGCCTGGAGCCGGGGCTGGGCCAGGGACCAGGAGTGGGTGACCCGCTACCAGAGCGGCCCGATGGGCGGCGACGCGCAGATCGCCGACCAGGTGCTGGAAGGCCGCTGCCAGCGCGCGATCTTCTTCGAAGACCCGCACGTGGCGCGCCAGCACGAAGCCGACATCCAGCTGCTGGAGCGCGCAGTCACCACCGTGACCGATCAGGCGGTGTGCATCACCGCCCCGCGCGTGGCCGCACGCTGGGCGCAGGCGGCCACACTGCGCGCACGCGCTTTGCCCTGA
- a CDS encoding FAD-dependent oxidoreductase, whose protein sequence is MSRKHAFQFLDLPRTMPQRIPVELRTSGDWGELYGKFGKEDAQYQAGRCLDCGNPYCSWKCPVHNAIPQWLQLVQENRIHEAATLCHSTNPLPEVCGRVCPQDRLCEGSCTLEEFGAVTIGAVEKYIVDTALATGWRPDMAAVESTGKRVAVIGAGPAGLACADRLAHAGVQAVVYDRYEQIGGLLQFGIPSFKLDKSVISRRRNVLEGMGVQFRLGVEIGRDVTLETLLADYDAVFVGTGAYRYTDGGLPGQDLKNVLPALPFLVQNSRIVSGSDAHGRPIAGWEDTLALPDLEGKRVVVLGGGDTGMDCVRSAVRLGAARVTCAYRRDEASMPGSAREVANAREEGVRFLFNRQPLSIEAGADDEAIGVTVVETHLGEPDAQGRRNAVPIEGSESLLEADVVIIAFGFSPTAPAWLTAQGVEAGNNGRILAGGQGRLPFQTAHPRLFAGGDAVRGADLVVTAVAEGRDAAAAIVELITA, encoded by the coding sequence ATGAGCCGCAAGCACGCCTTCCAGTTCCTCGACCTGCCCCGGACCATGCCGCAGCGCATTCCGGTGGAACTGCGCACCTCCGGCGACTGGGGTGAGCTGTACGGAAAATTCGGCAAGGAAGATGCCCAGTACCAGGCCGGTCGCTGCCTGGACTGCGGCAACCCCTACTGCAGCTGGAAGTGCCCGGTGCACAACGCCATTCCGCAGTGGTTGCAGCTGGTGCAGGAAAATCGCATCCACGAAGCGGCCACGCTGTGCCATTCCACCAACCCGCTGCCGGAAGTGTGCGGCCGGGTGTGCCCGCAGGACCGCCTGTGCGAAGGCAGCTGCACGCTGGAGGAATTCGGCGCGGTCACCATCGGCGCGGTGGAGAAATACATCGTCGATACCGCGCTGGCCACCGGCTGGCGGCCAGACATGGCGGCGGTGGAAAGCACCGGCAAGCGCGTAGCGGTGATCGGCGCCGGCCCGGCCGGCCTGGCCTGTGCCGACCGCCTGGCGCATGCCGGCGTGCAGGCGGTGGTGTACGACCGCTACGAACAGATCGGGGGCCTGCTGCAGTTCGGCATTCCCAGCTTCAAGCTGGACAAGTCGGTGATCAGCCGCCGCCGCAACGTGCTGGAAGGCATGGGCGTGCAGTTCCGGCTGGGCGTGGAGATCGGCCGCGACGTGACCCTGGAAACGCTGCTGGCCGACTACGACGCGGTGTTCGTCGGCACCGGTGCCTACCGCTATACCGATGGCGGGCTGCCCGGGCAGGATCTGAAGAACGTGCTGCCGGCGCTGCCGTTCCTGGTGCAGAACAGCCGCATCGTCAGCGGCAGCGATGCCCACGGCCGGCCGATTGCCGGCTGGGAAGACACGCTTGCCCTGCCCGACCTGGAGGGCAAGCGCGTGGTGGTGCTGGGTGGCGGCGATACCGGCATGGACTGCGTGCGCAGCGCGGTGCGGCTGGGTGCGGCCCGGGTAACCTGCGCGTACCGCCGCGATGAAGCCAGCATGCCGGGCTCGGCGCGCGAAGTGGCCAACGCCCGCGAAGAAGGCGTGCGCTTCCTGTTCAACCGCCAGCCGCTGTCGATCGAGGCCGGTGCCGATGACGAAGCGATCGGCGTGACCGTGGTGGAAACCCACCTGGGCGAGCCCGATGCACAGGGCCGGCGCAACGCGGTGCCGATCGAGGGCAGCGAATCGCTGCTGGAAGCGGACGTGGTGATCATCGCGTTCGGCTTCTCGCCAACCGCGCCGGCATGGCTGACCGCGCAGGGCGTGGAGGCGGGCAACAACGGCCGCATCCTGGCCGGCGGCCAGGGCCGGCTGCCGTTCCAGACCGCCCACCCGCGCCTGTTCGCCGGTGGCGACGCGGTGCGCGGTGCGGACCTGGTGGTGACCGCCGTGGCCGAAGGCCGCGATGCGGCGGCAGCAATCGTGGAGCTGATCACCGCCTGA